Proteins encoded within one genomic window of Anopheles gambiae chromosome 3, idAnoGambNW_F1_1, whole genome shotgun sequence:
- the LOC133393038 gene encoding transmembrane protease serine 9-like, translating into MGVPRSVRLLPILPLLAVCCGPVLGALNCSRTYDSNVQCGLPVLHPSALPKQPSEALRGEFPWHVAIYQIEYRIPVYSCGGSLVSNRYVLTAAHCVVNSNNGYTLSPDSFLLQVGYHELGLVVEGCSQERGVRRVYVHPEFRTGTYRHDLALLELERPVRFNDRVLPVCLDTEEDDPVSFYRQIGKVPGWGYTEFDEVSTCLRMTEVPTVNYTRCLASNPEVFSNTIYDGMFCAGYANGTNVCNGDSGGGFVTFRHGRWELQGIVSFTALRDAEMAVCDTKQYAAFVKLRYYRGWIGSVLDGSWQWSKSDKLVQLDDDGQPGKQPEMPTDCGKRRITTMPLIVNGVRSVAGEWPWHAAVFAVSKRSREYRCGGTLVSQRYILTAASCAADWHHRKRPYVVQLGQHQLWEGSLTGREVRVLGVESSGDSTLALLKLEVSVEYDDYIQPICLPSAVPARNQTDAVGERIGLIAGYGQTDPDGDPSAYLQAALMPIVDSGLCVIYRIFDKHEEHRMFCAGHGNGTNACRGDQGGGFYEVSPQGVWTLTGVIGKINLYRKRCDPYGYVGLANVLHYLEWIADRVRSALGGAVPDTVQPPAGPKGHHSKGCRRKHHHHHHDRHHGSHKRKGGGSRESGSSEDSNESRERSITSSVKNVMQAKVDLVKDIHGAAGSTVKKIFG; encoded by the exons ATGGGTGTACCGCGATCGGTTCGTTTGCTGCCAATTCTCCCACTGCTTGCGGTGTGTTGCGGGCCTGTGTTGGGTGCTTTGAACTGTAGTCGTACGTACGACAGCAACGTCCAGTGTGGACTGCCCGTCCTGCATCCTTCGGCGCTGCCGAAGCAACCGTCCGAGGCGCTGCGGGGCGAGTTCCCGTGGCACGTTGCCATCTACCAGATCGAGTACCGCATCCCGGTGTATAGCTGTGGCGGTTCGCTGGTCAGCAATCGGTACGTGCTGACGGCGGCACACTGCGTCGTGAACTCCAACAACGGGTACACCCTCAGCCCGGACAGCTTCCTGCTGCAGGTAGGCTACCACGAGCTGGGCCTGGTGGTGGAGGGCTGCTCGCAAGAGCGCGGTGTGAGGCGCGTTTACGTACATCCGGAGTTCCGCACGGGGACGTATAGGCATGATTTAGCGCTGCTGGAGCTCGAACGTCCCGTACGGTTTAACGACCGTGTGCTACCGGTGTGTCTCGACACGGAGGAGGACGATCCGGTCTCGTTCTATCGCCAGATCGGCAAAGTGCCCGGCTGGGGCTACACAGAGTTCGACGAGGTGTCCACCTGTCTGCGCATGACGGAAGTGCCGACCGTCAACTATACCCGCTGTCTGGCTAGCAACCCGGAGGTGTTCTCGAACACCATCTACGACGGGATGTTTTGCGCCGGGTACGCCAATGGGACGAACGTGTGCAATGGTGATTCGGGCGGCGGGTTCGTAACGTTCCGGCATGGACGCTGGGAGCTGCAGGGGATCGTTTCGTTTACTGCGCTGCGTGACGCCGAAATGGCCGTGTGTGATACGAAGCAGTACGCGGCGTTTGTGAAGCTGCGGTACTACCGTGGCTGGATTGGCAGCGTGCTGGATGGGTCGTGGCAGTGGTCCAAGAGTGACAAGTTGGTACAGCTGGATGACGATGGGCAGCCCGGAAAGCAGCCGGAGATGCCTACCGATTGTGGCAAGCGCAGGATCACCACGATGCCACTGATCGTGAACGGGGTGCGCAGTGTGGCCGGTGAGTGGCCGTGGCATGCGGCCGTCTTTGCGGTGTCGAAACGGTCGCGCGAGTACCGCTGCGGTGGGACGCTTGTTAGCCAGCGGTACATCTTGACGGCGGCAAGCTGTGCGGCCGATTGGCACCACCGGAAGCGACCGTACGTCGTGCAGCTCGGCCAGCATCAGCTGTGGGAAGGCTCACTCACCGGGCGGGAGGTACGCGTGCTAGGCGTGGAGAGTAGTGGCGATAGCACGCTGGCGCTGCTGAAGCTCGAGGTGAGCGTGGAGTACGATGACTACATACAGCCGATCTGTTTGCCATCTGCGGTGCCTGCGCGCAATCAAACCGATGCCGTCGGTGAGCGGATCGGGCTTATTGCTGGGTACGGGCAGACCGATCCGGACGGGGACCCATCGGCGTACCTGCAGGCGGCCCTGATGCCCATCGTGGACAGTGGGCTGTGTGTGATCTATCGGATCTTTGACAAGCACGAGGAGCACAGGATGTTTTGTGCAGGGCACGGCAATG GAACTAACGCCTGCCGGGGCGATCAAGGCGGCGGCTTCTACGAGGTATCACCGCAGGGCGTCTGGACACTTACCGGCGTCATCGGCAAGATCAATCTCTACCGCAAGCGGTGCGATCCGTACGGGTACGTCGGGCTGGCCAATGTGCTGCACTATCTCGAGTGGATAGCGGACAGGGTGCGGAGTGCGCTGGGGGGAGCCGTACCGGACACGGTACAGCCACCGGCAGGGCCGAAAGGGCATCACTCCAAGGGATGTCGACgtaagcatcatcatcatcatcatgatcgcCATCATGGATCGCACAAGCGAAAGGGCGGTGGCTCGCGGGAAAGCGGATCTAGCGAGGACAGTAACGAAAGCCGCGAACGCTCCATCACCTCGTCCGTCAAGAACGTGATGCAGGCGAAGGTGGACCTGGTGAAAGATATACACGGTGCGGCGGGTTCTACGGTTAAGAAAATTTTCggttaa
- the LOC1278314 gene encoding angio-associated migratory cell protein, giving the protein MRENTPPRSPMDELVGEDDDDEELIYVGDADEVLDAWEQEEAEDEELDAEAGPAAEQHALRRSPVQDDAKLTFTKHTAPVFCGALHPTEELAVTGGEDDKAYVWHIRTGEVLHEVTNHSDSVVAVGFSYDGSFVATGDMAGYIQVFKVSQNYRQVWEFTVGDMGWMRWHTGANVLMAGCEAGEVYVWRIPSGDCKVLPGHEARTESAELLHDGKRLLVGYGNGHVKLWDLKSGTPLLEVDSTVGHKENITALAADQDGQLFVTGCEDGSLYLMGPGGVLGQLVAPNEYPIESVLVDYPGFEMKVAASGTLQGKLTIWDAARQTKRVECEDDNPNGITKLVWLKDFTICAGTLGGWIKGWDFRSGAKRFTLDGHTNDIQSLSYDRQRNLILSTSEDCTAKIFEVPAAGQ; this is encoded by the exons ATGCGCGAGAATACGCCGCCCCGTTCACCGATGGACGAGCTGGTGGGGgaagatgacgacgacgaggagctGATTTACGTGGGCGATGCCGATGAGGTGCTGGACGCTTGGGAGCAGGAGGAAGCGGAAGACGAAGAGC TGGACGCAGAAGCGGGACCGGCAGCGGAACAGCACGCCCTTCGCCGTTCGCCCGTACAGGACGATGCAAAGCTGACGTTCACCAAACACACCGCGCCGGTGTTCTGTGGCGCCCTTCACCCCACGGAAGAGCTAGCCGTTACCGGCGGTGAGGATGACAAAGCGTACGTGTGGCACATACGCACCGGCGAGGTGCTGCACGAGGTGACGAATCATTCCGActcggtggtggcggtgggctTCAGCTACGATGGCAGCTTTGTCGCGACCGGCGATATGGCCGGCTACATACAGGTGTTCAAGGTGAGCCAAAACTATCGCCAGGTGTGGGAGTTTACCGTGGGCGATATGGGGTGGATGCGCTGGCACACGGGCGCGAACGTGCTGATGGCGGGCTGCGAGGCGGGCGAGGTGTACGTGTGGCGCATCCCGTCCGGCGACTGTAAGGTGCTGCCCGGGCACGAGGCACGCACCGAATCGGCCGAGCTGCTGCACGACGGCAAGCGGCTGCTCGTCGGGTACGGCAATGGGCACGTGAAGCTGTGGGATTTGAAGTCGGGCACGCCGCTGCTGGAGGTGGACAGTACGGTCGGGCACAAGGAGAACATAACGGCGCTGGCCGCCGACCAGGACGGGCAGCTGTTCGTGACGGGGTGCGAGGACGGCAGCCTGTACCTGATGGGCCCGGGCGGCGTGCTGGGTCAGCTGGTTGCACCGAACGAGTACCCGATCGAGTCGGTGCTGGTTGACTATCCCGGGTTCGAGATGAAGGTGGCCGCGTCGGGCACGCTGCAGGGCAAGCTGACGATCTGGGACGCGGCCCGCCAGACGAAGCGCGTTGAGTGTGAGGACGACAATCCGAACGGCATTACCAA ATTGGTCTGGCTGAAGGACTTTACTATCTGTGCCGGTACGCTGGGCGGTTGGATAAAGGGCTGGGACTTCCGGAGCGGCGCGAAACGGTTCACCCTCGACGGGCACACGAACGACATCCAGAGCCTTTCGTACGACAGGCAGCGCAACCTGATCCTGTCCACCTCGGAGGACTGCACAGCGAAGATATTCGAAGTGCCGGCCGCAGGTCAATAA